A region from the Triticum urartu cultivar G1812 chromosome 1, Tu2.1, whole genome shotgun sequence genome encodes:
- the LOC125538963 gene encoding E3 SUMO-protein ligase MMS21, protein MSSAATKLANAADATSAEAQTLVLDMRKALSSMKSLAVEYERAGKPDKVKQLEDAVQELVASYEDCAYLAEAVKKVPVAYQPSDQATDFRKLIEWEVEKVKGASRSSGHKDQLIRQFKQAVWEVHHAGQPMPGDEQEELVMTSTQNSILNMHCPLTLKPIIELENPVRCMDCRHIYDKDPIMSHIRRSKAPNCPVAGCPAVLQVARIFCDTFLRMEIEELRSSRPSAPNTTEVEDISDQGEDEAEDLMDDDEDE, encoded by the exons ATGTCGTCGGCGGCCACGAAGCTCGCCAACGCGGCCGACGCTACCTCGGCGGAGGCCCAAACCCTCGTCCTG GACATGCGCAAGGCGCTCAGCTCCATGAAGTCCCTCGCCGTGGAGTACGAGAGGGCCGGCAAGCCCGACAAG GTGAAGCAGCTGGAGGACGCGGTGCAGGAGCTGGTGGCCTCGTACGAGGACTGCGCGTACCTCGCCGAGGCGGTGAAGAAGGTGCCCGTGGCGTACCAGCCGTCTGACCAG GCGACTGATTTCAGAAAGCTCATCGAGTGGGAGGTTGAGAAGGTCAAGGGGGCCTCGCGATCGTCGGGACACAAGGATCAGCTCATACGACAGTTCAAACAGGCTGTTTGG GAGGTTCACCATGCAGGTCAACCGATGCCTGGTGACGAACAAGAGGAACTTGTTATGACCAGCACCCAGAACAGCATCCTAAATATGCATTGCCCATTAACCTTGAAGCCTATCATTGAGTTGGAAAATCCAGTTCGCTG CATGGATTGCAGGCACATATATGACAAGGATCCAATAATGAGCCACATCCGGAGGAGCAAAGCTCCGAATTGCCCCGTTGCAG GCTGCCCGGCGGTGCTACAAGTGGCGAGGATCTTCTGCGACACCTTCCTGCGTATGGAAATCGAGGAGCTACGCTCGTCGAGGCCGTCCGCTCCGAACACCACGGAGGTAGAGGATATCTCGGACCAAGgggaggacgaggcagaggacctGATGGACGATGACGAGGACGAGTGA